One genomic window of Methanoculleus horonobensis includes the following:
- a CDS encoding thioredoxin-like domain-containing protein — protein MRSIAAPDFPPELEWLNIDRPLSVRDLSGRVVLLSFATFTCSNCMRLAPDLRRLEERYPGLVVIEVHYPGFESAAVGGNFREAVRRAGLEHPVAIDRERRLWQAFGIRDWPTFVLIDPGGNVVGKTAAEGLYGRINPKIDRMTAEFEERGQLERGRLSSGAVLETARETSLYRPGRMAADSVGMRLFISDTGHHRIVVTDRDGKILETIGSGAAGNTDGTFDEAAFYLPEGLTFDEEEGILYVADTGNHTIRRISWTEREVVTTAGTGLTAPSSGGAGTETALNAPRDLALLGGYLYIAMAGANQIWRMSLASHEVEPYAGSGREGLADGPLEKAVFSGPAGIATDGEALYIADSGASAIRRIKRGMVETRIGHSPDDFGDLDTIARMARIHRPTGIAYRDGSLYIADTGNHKIKQFDLETGWVLTRAGDGDRGYRDGLSGDARLNEPGGLVDLGGLWYIADTGNHIVRVYDPARHVVSTLTLWK, from the coding sequence ATGAGATCGATAGCCGCGCCTGATTTCCCCCCCGAACTCGAGTGGCTCAACATCGACCGCCCCCTCTCCGTCCGCGATCTCTCGGGCAGGGTAGTGCTGCTCTCGTTTGCGACGTTCACCTGTTCGAACTGCATGCGGTTGGCGCCGGATCTCCGGCGGCTCGAGGAGAGGTATCCCGGACTGGTGGTCATCGAGGTTCATTATCCCGGGTTTGAATCCGCCGCGGTCGGCGGAAACTTCCGGGAGGCCGTGCGCCGTGCCGGGCTGGAGCACCCCGTCGCCATCGACCGCGAACGCCGGCTCTGGCAGGCCTTCGGGATCCGGGACTGGCCGACCTTCGTCCTCATCGACCCGGGAGGCAACGTGGTCGGGAAGACCGCCGCCGAAGGGCTCTACGGGAGGATTAACCCGAAGATCGACCGGATGACGGCGGAGTTCGAGGAGCGAGGCCAGCTTGAGCGCGGACGGCTCTCGTCAGGAGCCGTTCTTGAGACGGCACGGGAGACGAGCCTGTATCGTCCCGGCAGGATGGCTGCGGACAGCGTCGGGATGCGCCTCTTCATAAGCGATACCGGCCATCACCGGATCGTCGTCACCGATCGGGATGGAAAGATCCTGGAGACGATCGGCTCCGGGGCTGCCGGGAACACCGACGGAACGTTCGATGAAGCCGCATTTTACCTGCCGGAGGGTCTTACATTCGACGAAGAGGAGGGCATCCTCTACGTTGCGGATACCGGGAACCACACGATCCGCCGGATCTCCTGGACCGAGCGGGAGGTCGTGACGACCGCCGGGACGGGGCTTACCGCCCCGTCGTCTGGAGGGGCGGGCACTGAGACCGCGCTGAATGCGCCGCGGGATCTCGCGCTGCTCGGCGGCTACCTCTACATCGCGATGGCAGGGGCAAACCAGATCTGGCGAATGAGTCTCGCCAGCCATGAGGTGGAGCCGTATGCCGGGTCGGGCCGGGAGGGGCTGGCCGACGGGCCGCTCGAGAAGGCCGTCTTTTCCGGGCCTGCCGGCATCGCCACCGACGGCGAGGCGCTCTACATCGCCGACAGCGGGGCTTCGGCAATCCGCCGTATCAAGCGGGGGATGGTCGAGACCCGTATCGGGCACTCCCCTGACGACTTCGGCGATCTCGACACCATCGCCCGGATGGCACGCATCCACCGGCCGACGGGCATCGCCTACAGGGACGGGTCGCTCTACATCGCCGATACCGGCAACCACAAGATCAAGCAGTTCGACCTGGAGACCGGGTGGGTGCTCACCCGGGCAGGAGACGGCGATCGCGGCTACCGCGACGGGCTCTCGGGGGACGCAAGGTTGAACGAGCCGGGCGGTCTCGTCGATCTCGGGGGACTCTGGTATATCGCCGATACCGGCAACCATATCGTCAGGGTCTACGATCCCGCCCGGCACGTCGTCTCGACCCTGACGCTCTGGAAATAG